In Rhodothermia bacterium, a genomic segment contains:
- a CDS encoding T9SS type A sorting domain-containing protein, whose protein sequence is MYRSFRISILWISLWVVPMILHGQSLRNGMATPLVKSGTLVAYGEGRIVQVLGSKNKAQGAYVAGTSSEVLQLQVFDAQQKIKWVADVPHVHDTHFPSVAIAQERAVLVYPETALATFYHNNGEVIVRKYLFDNSATHPELEKAAHVAIHPETGNVVIAAMQKATYDVKETGNLQVFVFNEVDELLHHNVLPLPAIESLKVSEDGKAIQIRIYGQQGREMVVEEIQVDGMGTILQANRSHYAIPETMQRAADITFPYPVKPFNEAHPVTGAFGEYRGPTSGHFHNGTDIPEPDGTPVYAVVDATVTGRSDTGANAYIRAGNYVYVHIIPNPNLPIGSAVKAGETILGTIITGQGHVHFSEGPPGNYTNAIRPTGGFSPFVDTWKPTISDIRFQHAESGQVLQANGLTGKIKITFRVQDPIGPSSGSAATQNNGAYLVGYDVRKADRTTIVHSPTPDGIVFRFDGVPSDDYVHFVYDQTQSSNSSHVYIVTNTTTANSAWDSAKLPDGAYSVRLFARDTRGNEDVVFMDVQVAQRDVVPPPAPVLIGAIQNGGIPDLRWAQTSVSDLAGFRLFAADSPFATGRQLADEKQLLGTTNNMVTTTGKTTQYYYLTSVDTATPPNISIQSDVYGMAPFTRNKKVLVVDGFDRFGGSGSWSKPFHVSAGIYGQAIDRNGLGFETVANETVLAGLVDLKQYDAVMWVLGDESTSDETFSDAEQVLVRAYLEHGGRLFLSGSEVAWDLGAKGTATDQTFFGQFLKATYVGDNAASYNVRGMTGTLAEGLVFRYGASPYTEDYPDFINPVNGGQAILQYDNGRTAAVAYNGLFGTATKAGKMIYFAFPFDTIDTLENRREVFRRVLSYLLDEAIVGREAEVLPSERLMVEAFPNPFSDTALVKYHVEHATDLSITVYDLLGRKVQTLFHAPVSAGSHQMEWQAEHLANGLYIIEVQTETGHKKIRLTLMR, encoded by the coding sequence ATGTATCGCTCCTTTCGTATTTCCATCTTATGGATTAGTCTCTGGGTTGTACCAATGATTTTGCACGGGCAATCCTTGCGTAATGGGATGGCTACGCCACTAGTTAAATCCGGTACACTTGTTGCTTATGGCGAAGGACGCATCGTGCAAGTACTTGGTAGCAAAAACAAAGCCCAAGGCGCTTATGTTGCGGGCACTTCATCCGAGGTCTTGCAACTTCAAGTCTTTGATGCACAGCAAAAAATAAAGTGGGTGGCGGATGTGCCACACGTCCACGATACACATTTTCCTTCGGTTGCCATTGCCCAAGAACGCGCTGTGTTGGTGTATCCCGAAACAGCTTTGGCCACGTTTTACCATAATAACGGTGAAGTCATCGTCCGCAAGTACCTCTTCGACAACAGCGCAACCCATCCCGAATTAGAAAAAGCGGCGCATGTGGCGATCCATCCCGAAACTGGAAATGTGGTGATTGCTGCCATGCAAAAAGCGACTTATGACGTAAAGGAAACGGGAAACTTACAGGTTTTTGTTTTTAATGAGGTGGACGAACTGCTCCATCACAACGTATTGCCCCTGCCCGCTATCGAGTCGCTCAAGGTGTCGGAAGATGGTAAAGCCATACAAATTCGAATATATGGCCAACAGGGCCGAGAAATGGTGGTAGAAGAGATACAGGTTGATGGCATGGGCACAATTCTTCAGGCCAACCGAAGCCATTATGCCATACCGGAGACCATGCAACGTGCCGCCGACATAACCTTTCCCTATCCCGTAAAACCCTTCAATGAGGCACATCCCGTAACAGGCGCTTTTGGTGAATACAGAGGCCCCACTTCTGGGCATTTCCACAACGGAACCGATATACCGGAACCAGACGGCACACCCGTTTATGCCGTCGTGGATGCCACCGTTACGGGTAGATCGGATACGGGCGCCAATGCTTATATCCGTGCCGGAAATTATGTTTATGTTCATATCATCCCCAACCCTAACTTGCCGATCGGAAGCGCGGTAAAAGCCGGAGAAACAATCCTCGGAACGATTATCACAGGACAAGGGCACGTTCACTTTTCCGAAGGGCCACCGGGGAATTATACCAACGCGATCCGTCCGACAGGTGGCTTTTCTCCATTTGTGGATACTTGGAAGCCCACGATCAGCGATATCCGCTTCCAACATGCAGAATCTGGGCAAGTCTTGCAAGCCAATGGCCTCACGGGTAAAATAAAAATCACCTTCCGCGTACAAGACCCCATCGGGCCATCCTCTGGCAGTGCTGCTACCCAAAACAACGGAGCCTACTTGGTGGGTTATGATGTACGAAAAGCAGACCGCACCACCATTGTCCACTCACCCACACCCGATGGCATTGTGTTTCGGTTTGACGGCGTGCCTTCGGATGATTACGTCCATTTTGTCTATGACCAAACCCAATCCTCGAACAGCAGCCACGTTTATATTGTAACCAATACCACAACCGCCAACAGTGCTTGGGATTCTGCCAAATTGCCAGATGGGGCTTATTCGGTTCGGCTTTTTGCACGTGATACACGCGGAAACGAGGATGTGGTTTTTATGGACGTTCAGGTGGCGCAGCGCGATGTTGTTCCACCTCCAGCCCCCGTTCTTATCGGTGCGATACAAAATGGCGGGATTCCTGATTTGAGGTGGGCACAAACGAGCGTGTCGGATTTGGCCGGATTTAGGCTTTTTGCAGCAGATTCGCCGTTTGCAACAGGGAGACAACTTGCCGACGAGAAGCAACTCCTCGGAACTACAAATAACATGGTCACAACCACCGGAAAGACCACACAATACTATTATTTGACCTCGGTAGATACTGCCACGCCACCCAACATAAGCATACAAAGTGACGTCTATGGAATGGCTCCTTTTACACGAAACAAAAAAGTATTGGTGGTAGATGGCTTCGATCGCTTTGGCGGTTCTGGTAGCTGGAGCAAGCCTTTCCATGTCTCGGCGGGAATTTATGGGCAAGCGATTGATCGAAATGGCCTTGGTTTCGAGACCGTTGCCAACGAGACGGTTCTTGCTGGATTGGTGGATTTAAAGCAGTACGATGCGGTGATGTGGGTCTTAGGCGATGAATCTACAAGCGATGAAACCTTTTCGGATGCAGAGCAAGTCTTAGTACGGGCGTATTTGGAGCATGGAGGACGACTTTTTCTGAGTGGCTCAGAGGTGGCATGGGATTTGGGTGCTAAAGGCACGGCTACCGATCAAACGTTTTTTGGACAATTCCTTAAAGCTACGTATGTGGGAGACAATGCTGCCAGTTATAACGTCCGAGGGATGACTGGTACACTTGCAGAGGGATTGGTTTTTCGTTATGGCGCATCCCCTTATACCGAGGACTACCCAGACTTCATCAATCCCGTAAATGGCGGCCAAGCGATTTTGCAATATGACAATGGCCGGACGGCAGCAGTGGCGTATAACGGCTTATTTGGAACAGCAACAAAAGCCGGAAAAATGATTTATTTCGCATTCCCGTTCGACACCATAGACACGCTTGAAAACCGCCGCGAGGTATTTAGAAGAGTGCTTTCTTATCTCTTAGACGAGGCGATCGTAGGCCGTGAGGCAGAGGTATTGCCTTCCGAACGGCTCATGGTAGAGGCATTTCCGAATCCGTTTTCAGATACGGCACTGGTGAAATATCATGTAGAACATGCAACAGACCTCTCCATCACCGTTTATGATCTTTTGGGAAGAAAGGTACAAACCTTATTCCATGCTCCCGTTTCGGCTGGGTCTCATCAAATGGAATGGCAGGCGGAGCATTTAGCGAATGGCCTGTATATTATTGAAGTTCAAACGGAAACAGGCCATAAAAAAATACGCCTCACCCTCATGCGATAG